A window from Cydia strobilella chromosome 9, ilCydStro3.1, whole genome shotgun sequence encodes these proteins:
- the LOC134743989 gene encoding uncharacterized protein LOC134743989: MPDPPQAPRGAPVQANAPPAGGGAAANPIAEPEEAKPDIMAISLSSRLPEFWTDQPRVWFIRVEAILAPQKLGDDSRFDLVVAKLPKEVIVQLTDFLSRPPAANKFTALKAKLLSLFEDTRIRQIERLIGELELGESKPSQLLNRMKDLARENFPDETLRILWQGRLPVNVRGVLAVAETSDLDKLAIIADNVIEATRHSYVSEVRQPSSFGKPPCDGNASTSSQSEIALLTKQDAKLTAQMSNMERSRSRQRNQKQRRRSYGRSTSRGRSSSRGQPRRAKDDPEWLCRYHFKFGEKAQHCFQPCAWKLSGSEN; the protein is encoded by the coding sequence ATGCCTGATCCGCCACAAGCCCCGAGAGGAGCCCCGGTACAGGCGAACGCCCCTCCTGCAGGCGGAGGCGCCGCCGCAAACCCAATCGCCGAGCCAGAAGAAGCCAAGCCAGATATAATGGCAATTTCGCTGTCGTCCCGTTTGCCGGAATTTTGGACGGACCAGCCGCGAGTGTGGTTCATTCGCGTCGAAGCCATCCTCGCGCCGCAGAAGCTCGGGGATGATTCCCGATTCGATCTTGTGGTCGCGAAACTGCCTAAGGAAGTGATTGTGCAGCTCACGGATTTCCTGTCTCGCCCGCCGGCCGCTAACAAGTTCACCGCGCTGAAGGCCAAGCTGTTATCCTTGTTCGAGGACACGAGAATCCGTCAGATTGAAAGATTGATCGGCGAATTGGAGCTCGGTGAGTCAAAACCAAGCCAGTTACTGAACAGAATGAAGGACCTGGCTCGAGAAAACTTCCCAGACGAAACCCTGCGGATTCTGTGGCAAGGCCGCCTGCCTGTGAACGTACGAGGAGTCCTGGCAGTAGCAGAAACAAGCGACCTCGACAAATTGGCCATTATCGCGGATAATGTAATCGAAGCTACGCGACATAGCTATGTGTCCGAGGTCAGGCAACCATCGTCATTCGGCAAGCCGCCGTGTGACGGCAACGCGTCGACCTCTTCACAGTCAGAAATTGCCCTCCTGACTAAGCAGGACGCCAAGCTCACCGCCCAAATGTCGAATATGGAGCGGTCAAGGTCGCGGCAGAGAAACCAGAAGCAGCGACGACGCAGCTACGGGAGGTCAACGTCGCGCGGTAGGAGCTCTTCGCGCGGACAGCCTCGGCGCGCCAAGGACGATCCAGAATGGCTTTGCCGATATCATTTCAAGTTCGGCGAAAAGGCCCAGCATTGCTTCCAGCCGTGCGCGTGGAAACTGTCGGGTTCGGAAAACTAA